ctccgttgtttattttttgggtgttgtttttttttcagccccagcatgttcctatggggcttgcagtattttatttttggggagtATTCTTTCCctcttccggaacggattaatcatgttccaatgcatttcaatgggaaatggtgcttcgacttacaatcaTTTCgcattttctggaacagattatggtcgtaagtcaaagcaccactgtatctactcgcatttgcatgctttcgaactgctaggttggcaggagctgggacaagtgatgggagctcactccgtcgcatggatttgatcttacaactgctggtcttctgaacttccaacacagaggcttctgcggtttaacccgcagcaccaccacgtccctacctttattttatttatttatgtagtaAGTATCTTAAATCTTAATTTATTTGTGtattatgtgtttgttttgtttgcaggaCTTTTTCAACTGCAAAAAATCTTACaaaattttaatataaaaatttgCAGATGGTCCAGGTAGAGTACAGCAGTGAAATGCATGTGGACTAGATATCTGGAGTGCCACATTCCAGTATATCTGGTATTTTGTGGGTGTTCATAGTTTCTAAAAACATGCAACCTgattgtataattaaaaaacaaacccttaCATCTTTTGAATTGAGACCTTAAAAATCCAGTTTATTTCTTTAATAGTTGGTCAAGACTCAATCTCCATGGGAATGCAATAAAAGAGACTTGCTTTGAATAGTTAGGTATAAGCATCTTCTGATATTCAAAAAATCTGCATTCATTAATAGTATCTAAAAGCAAGAATAATATGAAATATCACTTtggtttttgaaatgttccattgCTTTGGAGCTTGATataatgatgttgttgttgttctttagtcgtgtccaactcttcgtgaccccatggaacagagcacgccaggcccttctgtcttccgctgcttcaatgacagtgtccaaccatttcatcctctgttgaccccttctcctcttgccctcacactttcccagcatcagggtcttttccagggagtcttctctgctcatgagatggccaaagtactggagcctcagcttcaggatctgtccttccagtgagcactccgggttgatttccttcagaatggataagtttcttctccttgcagtccaggggactctcaagagcctcctccagcaccaaaattcaaaagtatcaattcttcagcagtcagctctCTTTATGGCCCAACTCttcccttccatacatcgctactagaaacaccatagcgttgactatgcgtacttttgttgacaaggtgatgtctttgctttttaagatgctgtcgaggtttgtcattgctttcctcctaagaagcaggagttttttaatttcttggctgctctgtcaccatctgcagtgatcatggagcccaagaaagtaaaatctctcactgcctccatatcttccccttctatttgccaggaggtgatgggaccagtagccatgatcttagtgtttttttttttttttttttttttgatgttgagcttgagaccattttttgcgctattctttttcaccctcattaagaggttctttaattcctcctcactttctgccatcaaagttgtgtcatctgcatatcggatgttgttgatatttcttcctgcaatcttaattccggtttgggattgctccagtccggcctttcgcatgatgtattccgcatactatataagttaaataatacaggggacaatatacaatataccaattttgaaccaatcagttgttacatatccagttctaactgttgcttattGTCCCActtacagatttctcaggagatatataaggtggccAGGCATTCCCAATTCTTTAAGGAgttgccatagtttcctgtggtccacacagtcaaaggcttttgcatagtcaatgaagcaggagtagatatttttctggaactctctggctttctccataatccagcgcatgttagcaatttggtctctagttcctctgcccctttgaaatccagcttgtacttctgggagttctcggtccacatactgctgaagcttgccttggaggattttgagcacaatcttgttagtgtgtgaaatgagtgcaattgtacggtagttggagtattctttcgCATTGCCCTTccttggaattgggatgtagactgatcttttccagtcctctgaccactgttgagttttccaaacttgcaggcatattgagtgtagcaccttaacagtgtcatcttttaaggttttaaatatttccactggaatgccatcacctccactggccttgttgttagccaagctttctaaggcccacttgacttcactctccaggatgtctggctctaggtcagcagccacactctcTTGGTTGTCTGgcatatccaaatctttctgctataattcctctgtgtattcttgccacctcttcttgatgtcttctgcgtctgttaggtccctcccatttttgtcctttatcatgtccatctttgcacaaaatgtacctttaatatctccaattttcttgaacagatctctggtttttccctttctattattttcctctatttctttgcactgttcatttaagaaagtccttttatctctccttgctattctttggaagtctgcgttcaattttctgtaactttctctgtctcccttgcattttgtttcccttctcttctctgcaatttgtaaggcctcgttggacagccactttgctttcttgcatttatttttctttgggatggtattTGTTGCTGCTTCATGTAcagtacaatgttacgagccttcatccatagttcttcaggcactctgtccaccaaatctagttccttaaatctgttcctcacttccactgtgtattcataacggatttagtttagattatacctgactagcccagtggtttttcctactttcttcagtttaagcttgaattttgctataagaaggtgatgatcagagccacaatcagctccatctcttgtttttgctgactgtatagagcttctccatctttggctgcagagaatataatcaatctgatttcggtattgcccatctggtgatgtccatgtgtagagttgcctcttgtattgttggaaaagtgtgtttgtgatgaccagcttgttctcttgacaaaactctattagcctttgccctgcttcattttgaactcctgaggccaaacttacctgttgttccttttatctcttgactccctattttagcattccagtcccttttagttcactgacactcaggatgtcaatgtttattcttgccatctcctgtttgaccacatccagcttcccaaggttcatagatcttacattccaggttcctatgcagtatttttctttgcagcatcggactttcctttcacttccaggcatgtccacagctaagtgtcctttcggttttggcccaaccactttattacctctggagctacttgtacttttcctccgctcttcctcagtagcatgttggacgccttccgaccagAGCGGCCCATCGTccggcatcatatcttttagccttttgtttctgttcatggggttttcttggcaaagatactggagtggcactgccaattcctgctccaggtggattgcgtttagtcagatctctccactatgacctgtccgtcttgggtgtccctgcacggcatagcccatagctacTCTGAATTACTCTAGCCCCTTTGccatggcaaggcagcaatccatgaaggggtaatgTTCTATAATGTTCAGTATATAATGACAGTTGTGGGCAGCTGCTCAGCGGAGGGTACTGCCAACCGAGAATACATGGGGAGCTTTGGAGGAGAACTTTCTTTGCCTCTCCAAGACATGAGGAATTGACTGAAAGAGGAGAGCTAGAACTAGAAGGAATGTTGTCTCAATAGAGGAGTTGGTTGATAAATAGGATTTGTAGGATATTTCTGGAAAAGCCCATGTTGCCTTGTGGAATGGAGAGTTCTTTGGTCTTTTAGGTAGCAAATGCTTGCTTTTGTGTTAGGTTTTATTTGACTGTTTTCTttgtataaataatttttttcctgtttatattTTTCAGTGTTTCATAGATTAATCTTTTTAATGGATTCCCCTAAATCATACAGTAGTTGTCTGATTGTACTTataattatttttgaatttttatatacatttatttaatacTGCGAGTTGCTTTATGGATAAACCTGTAAAAAAGCAATGCTCAGATAAACAAATTATGGTGGTGAAGAAACGACAGCATCCATGTGTCTATGTGTAGTATATATTTGAATGGTTCAATTAAATCAGGGTAGATGACCttaatcctccagatgttgctgggcactGTCTTGAGCGCTGATATGAGCTTCCTTGTGACAGCTTTTGGAAATCCACAGCCTCCGCCTCCACTCTGGTAAGTAGATGTCTTGATGGTTTATGTATTAATATTtctactttatttcattttattttaggaAGACATGGCTGCTCATGTTGGTGCATCACGAACCCCTCAGGAAGTGATGGAGCACTATGTAAGCATGTACATACATGGCAACCTTGGGAAAGCCTGCATTCCTGATGTTATTCCAAATAGAGTAACTGATCACACATGCCCAAGTGGTGGTCCGCTTTCTCCTAGCCTAACCATGCCTCTGCCACCATTAGACATATCAGTAGCTGAACAACAACAGCTGGGATATATGCCACTTCGCGATGATTATGAGATTGAGTATGACCAGAATGCTGAGACTTTGATTAGTGGCCTTTCAGTTAATTATGACGATGATGATGTGGAGATAGAATTAAAAAGAGCCCATGTGGACATGTATGTAAGAAAACTGAAGGAAAGGCAGCGTCGAAAGAACATTGCCCGTGACTACAACTTAGTTCCTGCCTTTCTAGGGAAGGAtagaaaagacaaggaaaaacCTCTGAAACGTAAAAtcacaaaagaggaaaaagaactgCGGCTGAAGTTGAGATCTCTTTACCAGTTTATGTCTTGCAAAGAGTTTGatgatttctttgaaaacctGCACAAAGAGAAGGTACTTCGAACCAAGATTAGGGAACTACAGCGATATCGACGGAATGGTataacaaaaatggaagaatCTGCAGAATATGAAGCAGCTAGACacaaaagggagaaaaggaaagaaaataaaaatatcagtaCCTctaagagaggaaaggaagatggTAAAGATGGAGAATTTGCTACAATTGAAAATCTACCTGGCTTTGAAGTGCTGTCTGACCGAGAGAAAGTACTTTGTAGCTCTATTAATCTGAGCCCAGCACGTTACGTGACAGTTAAAACTATTATAATTAAAGATCATCTTCAGAAAAGGCAGGGCATTCCATCAAAAAGCCGTCTTCCTAGTTACTTGGATAAAGTACTAAAGAAAAGGATTTTGAATTTCTTAACAGAAAGTGGTTGGATATCCAGGGATGCTTCTTGAAACTGGTCAGTCTGCTCTGCAACACCCTCAGTGTGGACAGAGTACCCATGGTTATCCAGTCCAGACTTTTTACCTTCTTCCTAAAAATCACCCCTTCCCCAGGATTCCTGTTGCAAACACTGACATCTCAGACAACTGGGTTTTAAAGAATCAAATCATGGAAGTCCTGACTCTTTTTGACCTACACCTTggaaacagtatttttaaaaaaagtgacgaGGTGGAATACTTACCTGTTGACTAGTATGTTAAGGGTAAAACATGGGATCCTGGCAATACTGAACTCCACTTCTGCTATACAAGCTATATGTGATGGGGAAAGACTTGTTTGTTGTTTGGAACATAGTGCTGGCTGATGGTGTTCTGTTCTCCTCTGCACATTTACTTGGGATTAAATTCCACTATATTTTCTGGTGCCTTGCTGATGACTAAACCTCTTTAAGATTACGTTGCATGTTTCTCATATTAAATCTTGGACTATGAACTTCAAAAGTGCAGAATTACTCTTCCTGAATATTACTAGTGAGCCTGTTTGTTCTTGATTACTGCTAGATTGGCAGCAGGATGCTAGAGGAGAGGGCATTAACAAGCTGTTGCCCTGCTTGAGTACAGCCCATTCCGGTTTTCAGTTTTTAAGGCAGGCTGACTCCTGATCATAGAGCCTTGAAAAGCTTTGGCACAAATCTGCTATCTCACTACTGAACAACATCGGTAGTGAGCTAGGAACTCTGGTGTACCCTGCTGATTTTCATTTGATTCAAGTAAAAATATTACACATACAGAGAAATGAGTGTGTTTCATGCAATGTGTTGTAATGTTACTGCTTTCAGTGGAATGCACTGCCATTTAATATGCTTAGGGTATGGCTGCACCAGTTGTGGCTGACCAAACATAGTCCTCCAGTTGTATACTGTAGCCaagaggtccccaactcctggtgcCAGACCGGGCCACCCCCGCATGCattcacccccacacagctgatttgtgcatgcgcGTGCGCTCTAGTGCATCTGTGCGAGCACTGCGCTGCTGTATGTGCATGAGCGCATGTGCACCTGCACAAGCGCAGCAGCACCATTTGCGCATGTGTGCACACGCTCATTTGCGCAAGAGAGCACGCACATTCATTCCCGCATGTGCACGAGtgaggggggtgccccaccttccccagccggtctgcggggtaaaaaagtttggggatcccTGCTGTAGCCCACTAGGGGCTTCGcaactttctttttttagttGCAGGTAAACAGCAAAATGGGAAGCTGTCTGAGCTGAATTTTAACTAGCATCAGTTGCAATTGGTGCAGGCTATTTTAATCGGTAGTGTAGTTGATACAAAAAAGATATGAACTGTTGCCCTTTTGTTACCAGCTGCCACACAGTGCCACTTTAATGATCATCTATGGATCTTGACACTCTTGGTAAGCAGGAGTGATCTTTGTAGAACCAGTCTTGCTAGGCAGCatggaagaaaaatattgaaaaaagcCATGGATTTGAATTAAGCCCTTTCTTTAGAAAGCAAAGAGTTATGGGCACTATGCTTGTTACATAGATGTTTCTCACCTTGCTGGTAGTAGAGCCTTGCTGCTTGTTACCTACTGATGAACAGtttttccaaacctcaaaagcaCAAGTCTGTATCACACATGCAATGGAATCATGAGTGTGTTTTCACTCAGAGAGAATATAGAAATTTCAGTGGGATGATATCCCTAGTAAATGTGCTTCAGATTACAGCCTTAAGTTTATTGTGTCCTTAAATTATTTGTGGATTCAGACCTGATGTGCACATTATGTAGAATTCTGAATTTTCTCACTAGGTTTCAGTGGGggatttgtatttttaatgtttttttccatgTGATAAAGTAGCACATCAGAGGAAAATTTagcaaaaaaaatcttgctgATATATGCTGGTTTACTACATATTGTTTGTGAAGGGAAGCATTAAAATTTATGCCACTTGCAATCAGTAgcatattttaccatttcatTTGGCTATAGATCCAAGTCTACCTGTTTCAAGTAGATTTTTTACTGCATATGCTAATGTTTAATCACTAATCTGCAACTCTGTATAGTTACAGCTTGGTAACTTTGGCTCATTCTACATTCCAGCagttaatgaaataataatacaatgGCCACTGTCCTTGCAAAAAACAAGTGTTCCTTTTCAGTTCCTATGCTTTCATCAGATGCAGAAAGTTTTTGCCTCCGTTTTTAAGTGAGTTTAAAGACTGCTGTGGCCTGGGAAGCCAATTATGCTCAAATTTAGAGGTGTTACACAGTAAATACAGTACTTAACTCAAATTTGCCTTAGTTTAAAGGGGGGACTGAAGCACAACTGACTCAGGAATGCCAGAATTCTCTTGATCTCCAGGGCAGTACTGGCCTTTCTAAAATGGTTGAATTTTGTTCCATGCGTGTCATTACCAAGACGTCTGTTCAGGTCTAGAAGATCCATCAATAATTGATTGTAGTCTGTGTGCTGTCAGTACATCTAATGGAACCTTTCAAAGATCCTCACTGATAAACAAGGTTCATGTAAGCCTTATGTTTTGTTGTTAGACTTTGCTGTTACCTAAGAAGAATAACTGGTGCTAAATATAACTTATTGATATGGTGAACAATTTTTAGTTGTGTGGTGTTTATTACATATGTGCTTTTACAGTGAGTTCTTTcatttgagcctcgtggcgcagtggttaaactgctgtactgcagccaaaactgtgctcacagcccagggttcaatcccaggtagccagctcaaggttgactcagccttctatccttccggggtcggtaaaatgagtacccagcttgctggggggggggcaatgtgtagcctgcataattaacttgtaaactacccagtgcttgaagcactatgggacggtatataagcagcacactttgctttgctctttCACGTGGAAGCATACATTCCTGCAAAGCATCCTCACAAAAAGTGAGTACTTTCTTCAATAGTACAAATATTCATTAACGTTCTTTAGAAGTAAATTGTAGAATTATTTGAGCTAGCAACTAAAATCTACCAGAAATAGGAGGTAGGCAGAGAATGCAGAACTGTTTAACTTGCAGCAATatgaaatgcacacattttagcaGTGCTGAGATTTCATTCATTTCCTGCTCGAGGAAAGGCATTAAATATATTGTTCATGTTGTATCAAATTACTGTTACCCACTAGTTACCCACAAATTACT
This sequence is a window from Pogona vitticeps strain Pit_001003342236 chromosome 4, PviZW2.1, whole genome shotgun sequence. Protein-coding genes within it:
- the TADA2B gene encoding transcriptional adapter 2-beta, which gives rise to MAELGKKYCVYCLAEVSSLRFRCTECADIELCPECFSAGAEIGPHRRWHGYQLVDGGRFTLWGAEAEGGWSSREEQLLLDAIEQFGFGNWEDMAAHVGASRTPQEVMEHYVSMYIHGNLGKACIPDVIPNRVTDHTCPSGGPLSPSLTMPLPPLDISVAEQQQLGYMPLRDDYEIEYDQNAETLISGLSVNYDDDDVEIELKRAHVDMYVRKLKERQRRKNIARDYNLVPAFLGKDRKDKEKPLKRKITKEEKELRLKLRSLYQFMSCKEFDDFFENLHKEKVLRTKIRELQRYRRNGITKMEESAEYEAARHKREKRKENKNISTSKRGKEDGKDGEFATIENLPGFEVLSDREKVLCSSINLSPARYVTVKTIIIKDHLQKRQGIPSKSRLPSYLDKVLKKRILNFLTESGWISRDAS